Part of the Cinclus cinclus chromosome 10, bCinCin1.1, whole genome shotgun sequence genome is shown below.
GCTCTCGCTGATGAACTGGAAGAGCTTGCAGAGGAGATCCCCGAAGTTCCAGGGCCGGTACTGCCAGAGGCGGAAGAGGTCCAGGGGCATGCAGAGGAAGATGAGCAGGTCAGAGAAGGCCATGCTGGACAGGTAGAAGTTGGTGGTGGTCCTCATGTCCCGGAACCGCGACACCACCAGCATGGTCATGAGGTTGCCGATGATCCCGATGACGAAGAGCAGGACGCAGGCGACGGTGATGCCGGTGAGCACGGGCACGGGGAACAGGTGCAGCGGGGGCTCGGAACCCGTCCGGTTCTCCGCGCCGCGGCCGCCCGCGCTCCCCTCCCGCATCCTGGAGCCGCGGGCTGCGCATCCCCGCCCGGCGCGGCCCCGCGCGGTCCCCGCTGCTCGCCGGggaaggggcaggggcaggggcaggtgcggggccgggggcgggcagGGACGGGCAGGGAcgggcggccccgctccgcctCTCCGCGCTCCGCCGCCTGCCCgggcccggggcgggcgggcgctgCCGCGTCACAGGAGACGTGGGCACGGAGCGGCCCCGCTGCGACCCCCGCGGCCGCTCCCCGAGCCTCCAAACTTTCCTCCCGAGCCCCCGGCGCTGCGCGGCTCAGCCCGTCCGCCCCCGGTCCCTGCCCCAGCGGGTGCCGCCTGTCCGTGCTGTCCCCGGTGCCGTCTGTCTGTGCTCCCGTCCCCCGGTGCCGCCTGTCCGTGCTGTCCCCGGTGCTGTCTGTCCGTGCTCCCGTCCCCCGGTGCCGCCTGTCCGTGCTGTCCCCGGTGCTGTCTGTCCGTGCTCCCGTCCCCCGGTGCCGCCTGTCCGTGCTGTCCCCGGTGCCGTCTGTCCGTGCTGTCCCCGGTGCCGTCTGTCCGTGCTCCCGTCCCCCGGTGCCGCCTGTCCGTGCTCCCGTCCCCCGGTGCCGCCTGTCCGTGCTCCCGTCCCCCGGTGCTGTCTGTCCGTGCTGTCCCCGGTGCTGTCTGTCCGTGCTCCCGTCCCCCGGTGCTGTCTGTCCGTGCTGTCCCCGGTGCTGTCTGTCCGTGCTCCCGTCCCCCGGTGCCGTCTGTCCGTGCTCCCGGAGCAGGGCTCCGTTCCCGGGCGGAGCTCTCAGCGCTCTGTCCCCGCACATGCGGCGGTCCCGCAGCCGTGGGTGCGATCTCCGCCTCCTCTTTCCGTCTCTTTGCTCTGCCCTTGGATCTTGGCAGGAGCCCGGCCAGGCTCCAGTTCAGCGAAGCCGCAGCAGCCACCAGCTTCTACATGATTTACCTGCAATTAAATTTCGATTCAGCGTGTTGCTGCtgtcctctgctctgccctttgCAGGCACAGACAGAACCGTGCTTCCTCAGCTGCAGACTCCTCTTGTACGAAAGGATAATATTGTACCCAAGAAATAAGATGTGAGCAGAGCAAGATGAGATCAGAGGCAGTAAAGTAACTTCCCATACATCGTACAGGGTGTATCTCTCCACCTTTTCTTGTCCCCACAGGTTGTAAGAGTATGTGTGCTGCAGCACAGTTCTTTCTCACTCCTGTCTATCTAGAGGGGCTGGATCACTAGTGTCCCATCTCTCAGGGGGCAACCAGTGCTCTGAATCCATGTTGGCATCTAATTTAACCACAGAATTACGGAATagtttgggtaggaagggatcttaaaactCACCCCACTcctaccccctgccatgggatgccttccactagcccaggctgATCcaagctgccccagctcagcaggGAAGTAAGTTTATGCTACTTCCCTGTGTGCCCTCCAGCACTGGCATTCCCATTTCACTGGAACTGCTGGAGGGTAGATAGAGCACAGGCGTGGTGTGACACAATGCTGAGTTACTCTGCCTGTGCTTCTGAATATGCCTGTGTTCTGTAATTTGTGCCTTCTGTAATCATGCGAGCATTAGCCATATTGCCTTGTCCGTATCCTAATTTGGATGATATATTTTTGCAGTTTCACTGGAATCAGTATTCTCATTCCTGCTCGTGAACTGTGAGACAGTTTTGCAGTAAGTTACTCAACAGTTGCTAAATTTTATGAGGCATGGCTGCACATTATTGCAgttgaaaaggaagaagagccTAATGTACTTCTCACTTTGTCTATACCCAGTTGCCTGCATAGCTGTGTTATATGTTTCTGAATAAAAATCGTGGGCTTTATGCCACTCAAATACAGCTATTTCATATTAGAATTGTGTACTCAATCTAATGTACATGACATTGCTTTACATTATGGAGATAGCAACTGCATCTGTGGTTAGGCTGCCAAAtacttttcattattaaaagaaattatctcACTCCttttttgaatttcttttccctAATACATTCTCAGACCAGTGGTGTTAGCTTCAGGATGCTGATATTTACCATAGAAAATGGCCTGAAGCTATAAATGTGAATTTCTATGTAGAGAGTATTCTTcgtgaaattatttcagtttttgcaGAACTGTGTCTTGTCAAAAGTGACAAGACACAAGACAATTTCTCTTCCTCCAGGGAGTAAAATGTGCTGggcttgtttttgttgttgttttctgttcccctcccccccccccccccccccccccccaggaaaATGATTTATTCTTTTCTAGAATAGTACCTGAATTGTGGAGTGTATACCCCCAGTGAGTGTGCACCAGATCTGCACATTCCAGACAACCTGAGCTTGCAATACAATGATTTAACCCTGAATTCCTTGGGAGTTTCATGTGTTTTGAGTCAATTGATCACAACTGGTAGTTGTATTTCAAATCCAGCAACACTGATCTCCTTCTTGAAAGAGTATCATGAGTCAAGGGCTCCTctggctgcttttcctgcatgGGGCAGGGTCAGGGCTAGAAAAAAGTGTCAattgagagagaagaaaagcagctttagttttctttttgatttcttTGGTAATATCAGGCCAAATTTGGATGGAATATGAAGATTTGTCATCCCACAAATGCTGCATAATAATGGATTCCTGCTTCAGCTTTGTATATGCTAAAGGACAGTGGTGCAGATAGTGGTGATAGAAGAGGTAAGAAATTTGAGAGAAGATGACTTTAGGCTCCCAAAAGTTGTCTACTAGCCCTCAACTGCAAGAACATTAGCTTCATGTTGCCAACAAGAAAAGAGTGAAGTCATTGGTCTTTCTGCAATGAGAGAAAGGGGCTAAAGTTAAGtgctttttattctgtttatcAACGGATGTATGAGCAAACCAGAtattaaaaagataatttagaAAACACATGATACTCGCATTTACCTTTCATAGAAGTCTTATATTGTGTTTCTCTTCACTAGCTTCAAAGCTGCGTTGAGCACTGGAGATGAGGTAGGAGAGTTTCTATTTGTGGAGTTTTGAGATCTCACTCCTTTGTTCCAttctttcaattttcttctCATCCAGTAAAGTTCTAATTCTTGTTTATATCATTGTTTGTTGTCATGGAAATATCTGAAGGCTTTGAATCTACATTCATTATGTCTTTATTGTGGAGagaaaaaactggaaaacagaCTTCAAGGTAGagattcattttaaaatgatgCGCCTCCAAAActcagagaaaagcaaattcagttttcattatATCCAGGGACAGAAGGTGTTTTGACTGTTGTTATAAATGTGGTTTAGAGCAGAAGGTAGCACCTGGTGTATGCTTTCAAAGGTTATGGTTTGGCAACTCTCATCACTGAGAAGTGCTGATGGAATAGTAGTAATCCAGCTTAATAAAGTAAAACACAGTATGAGCTCAAATTACTTTACAGCTGTTTGCATGGCAGTAATATCTGCAACCAGACTTCAAAACACTGCTAGTTTATTAATCAGCaaagctgtgctctgcagtcACTAATTCAGAGGTTTAGACTCAGCTTTTGGCTGTGCTTCAGCTCACTGTCACTGGGTCACACCTGGGCAACCTGTCCCTCTTCCTCAGACTCACTCCCCAGCTCCAATGAGAACATGATCCCTTGGTGTAGTggttccacccctgccatgggcagggacaccttccagtatcCCAGCTgcccgtccaacctggccttggacacttccaggaatccaggggcagccacagcttctctgggcaccctgtgccagggcctgcccaccctcacagggaacaattccttcccaataccCCATCCACCCCTGCCCTTTGGCAGTGTGAGTCCATTCCCCGTTACCCTGTCATTCTGTGCCCTTGTGGaaagtccctttccagctctcttggagcctcTTTAGGTCCTGGAAGATGCTGTAAGGCtctcccagagccttctcttctccaggctgaacaaacatTACCAAGCTGTAGCTTGGTAATGGATAAAGATCAGATGCTTTGCTACTAAATAAGAATTCCCAGTGCTTAAATAACTGCTAAAGCCCAGAAACATGAGAGGTACCTCAAGGGAAATGCTCTCTGGTCACAAGATCATTTTCAGGGATTTCTTCAGCCTACTGCTTCCAGATGCTGTTCACCAAGTGAGATCTGTAAGCCAGTTTATGGAATTACACAATATAGCATTGCTCAATGGTTTGCATTTTGTCCTTTACATTGCAAACATTTCTAGCATTTAGTGGATTATACCTGATACCAATCAAGGTCAGGGAAATTGTTTAAGACAGGATTGTTATGGAAGCCATAGGACGACACCAATAATCACTGTGAGACTAAACTATTTagagaaaaagttttttatATAAAAGGCATGTAGAAAAATTCACAATATTCACACGCTAATGCAACATATCAAAATTTGCTACATATGTCATTCAGCATAAAGCGAGATGAAAAGTGTGAGGCAGGACACAGCACAAACAGAACTTGCTGTATTTTTCAATTCTTCTTCAAAGGTGTCCAGTCTGATATCCCTCGATAATCTTCTCCCAAGATAAGATCTGGCAAACATGCCTTCAGATCActcagaaaattattatttggtGTGATTCCTGTTGCAATATGCTCTGCATGCAGAGACCAAACCTGATAGATCAGTCCTGTGCTGAAATCGCCAAGCCCAGTCCATCTGCAAGGAGACCCTACAAAAGTCATTTCTCCAAGGTAACAGACATATGGATATATAGGGAATGGCTCTGTTCTCCAGCCTTTCTGGCAGGGAGaaaatttctgaattaaatactgaaatcagaaaagaaaactgtagaaatgttttctgttttctgtcaaaACAGATGATTTGAGAAGAAGGCAAACCAAAGTGCTCCAGTAAATGGTGAGGAATTTCACATATTTGATTGCCACTGAAAACAGCGTGTGTGACATTGTTAAACAGCAGGCAGAAGTTAAAACTCATTATTTTCAGCTTACACTGGTGCATTTCTTTGCCCTAACCTGCCAAAAGAAGGGTGTTCCTGAAATTCTTCTTTTGCTGCTCCAACACAGGTATTTAAGTGAGCCAATGTACCTTCTTGGCTGAATAGCCAGATGAACAGAGGGGCTGTGTCTGTAAAGCCCCTGTTGTTGACTGAGCAGGAAGATGAGCAGTGCCTGTTTACTGGTGAGGCCCatgtgcaggggctgctgtcATTTAATTACCACAGCATGCAGGTGAATGGGAGGGTTCCCACGGCAACCCCAGTGTATTCAAAAAATAGACAGCCAGACTTTATCCTGCCATCACTCTGTTGATGTAAAGTAACACTTGCAGAACTgtcttcctctccctccaagctgttgttttttgttgttttgttttttaccttTCCCATTGTTTCGTCTGAATCTGGACAAAATGCACTCGTGGTGCAATTTGCTGTTCCTCCACTGACAATGCTACAGATGTGCTGATTTACACGACCTGACTTTTGCTATGCACTGACCCCATAAACTTTCAAATCCTTTCAATACAAAATAGTAATTTTCATAGAGTTAAAAAATAtactgttcattaaaaaaaatgtgttttacaaaaagaaattgtgaaaaattttcaattcctaaaaataaaatcaaatatttacaGCATTACCTAAATAAGCAGCATTTTTGTAAGTACAGATAGTTGTGCCTGTTTGCCTTAAAATGTTAGTCATTGGGGTGTGTTATTCTACATTACATCCTACCAAACAGAGACCAGTACACATAAACATGGAAGAATCTTGTCATGCCTAACTTGCTGCAAATTTCTCACAGAATTCAGTATTTACAGAAGcccacttttttttctggatcCAGTTCTTGCTGTCAGCAAGTCTAACAGCAACTGCATTACTGAACTTACTGGGAGCCTGGTGAGATGTCTGCAGCacagtaattaaataaaataggCACTGTTACAAAATGTTGATCAAAACACAGATTGATTTTAAAAGCTCTTCAGCAGCTGTTCTTATGTACAATATCCCACACAAGACAAATGTGTTTACTCAAGACACGATTCTGGAGAATGCTTAAGCGCATACTTAATTTCAAGCATGTGCATACCCTGATGTAGTCAGACTGTTCGTgtgcttaaaattaattaggTGCTTAAGTGCTTTGTTAGGCGAGATGAAGATGTGCAGCTTCTGCAGAACTCCTGTTTAAAAAACTCGTGGAGAAATTCCAcggacacctgggcacagtaTGTACAAAGGTTCCTTATATATTCAAGAAAGGGTCCTAATGGagaacacaaataaaattttatatccAGTCTCAGCCTTGAGTAAGCAGACCTGGAGCATCCGCCATCCCTCGTGCCACAGCTGAGCcagcctggagcatctctgctgctggtgAGTGCTCACCTGCCAGGGGTTCTGGCCAAAGGTGTCACCTGAGAGCTGTAAATCCCTCTCACATTCCCAACCTGGCTGCCTGTGCCTGCACAGAGCATTGCCATCcacagccagctgctgctgctcttctggctgctgGGACAAAACGTGGTGAGTAAGGGCAGTGTGCTCTTGTTGGCATCGTTACAGCTTTTGCTTGTTATCCCCTATTTTATAGGAATTCAAGCTTTCCCTGACTAGAAAAACTGGGCCGTTTGGTATCATGATTTTCATGCTCTAACTGATCATAAAGGCTCCAAAAAAACTTGCTTCTTTGTCCATGTCAACTATGTCACTGTTGCTGACAGAGACAAAAATCCTGTCCTCTCTCTTCAGCTGAAACACACCACCCTGATAGATAGAATAAAGTCCATATTCTGCCTTTTTAGACCAGCAGCTTGTTCTTGCACTTTTCATGAGCAAAATGGGCTCAGGGTAATTAGTCAGTTTGTAAACATACTGGACAAGCTGTTTGGGGTTTCTGATTTGTCCCAACAAGTCTGAGTCCTCGTTCTCGTTCTCACGGAAGCGGAAGTAAATTTGTGAGTAGATGTAGTAAAAGCCTGTCTGGGGTATCACTAACTCGCCATTTCTCAGCTCCACGTTGTAAAGGAAGGAGTGGCCTTTTCTTGATGATTCCCAGTTGTTTATTTTGTgtccatttcctcttctgggCAAGGGATTtacttgggggggaaaaaaaaaagagagagagagatgttaaCTTAAAAAACAGGTAGTGAAGGCAAGTGTCTGCTAGCTGAGGAGCCTCATTTTTAATAACAAACTAAGGAacctgctcttcccagcagttTATTAGGTCCATTCTCACAACAATTTGATGGTCCATAAGTAAGCTTTATGTGAGAATTAACATGAAcagcctttatttttaatatttgtgttCCCAAATAAGGAGGAAAACTATGTTTTTACTTAGTAACAAAGTTAAAATATCCATTAGTGTCTGGTACCCTCTGAAGCTGCACAAAGCCAAGCAAACCCTTCATTAACATGGTCTGAATGTCAAGTCTTCCCTGTCTGTCTCATATTTCTAATAGGTCTGTCACCATAGCAGCTGGGACTCGCACAACCAACagaaggaaatgaaggaaaagaggaaaacttaACACTAGGAAGggcatttaaatttctttccccccccctaATGAAAGTTCCAGAAGAAGAGTTAGGAAGAAATGGGCTTTCTCTCTGTTTGGTGAGAATTAGCAGAAAAACCCCAATATCCGGGACAAGACGATTTGTTTCCTACTACGAACTCAGTGCAAGTATTAAAAGGTGTTTGTAAGCAGCAAGGCTAGCAACGGGAgagtaattaaattaattttgtggtCTTTAACTGTCGTTAAAGGTCTCTCCTTACTGCGTGGGGACAGggagctcctcctgctgctgctgcccgtCAGGTGCGCCGCGATCCTGCGGACGGGACCGCGCGGCGGCTGCCCCTCCGCGCGTGGCAGTGTCAGAGTACTCTCaactgaaagggaaaagagacCCCGCATCACAAGCCAGGACTTTAGAAAGCACATCTGTTCCACCTGACTTGATTTCAAGGAATAGGTATGTCACATTTTAATTGACTGAATCACAGACTGATGGCTAATTATTGGCTAATAAGGCTCAAATTCGCTTTCGCTCTTGCTTATTAAATCTCTTTATGTGCCTCTTTgttctcctttctctcctccctctgcctTCAAGTCATCAACAGACAAAATAACCGCCAGTACTCAAGTTTATGGTTAAATATTCCTCATCTCCCTGTGAATTTCCACCTGGAGGTTGTAATGCTTTCACCCAGCATCTTTATTGTGTGAGCTTCAGCAGAGCTATTCCCTAACTGATCTCcgcagctctgtgctgtgtgttcCAGGAGCTGGGGTACTGGGAGGGCTTTTAAAACATCCCCCATAACACATGGGACTGAGTTCTAGAGGCTGAGTCCTCTGCATGAGAACTATGCATCCACCTTGGTTACCTTGCTCTAACCACTTGACAGTAATTCTGGCTCCTGAAAATTTACCTTCTAGTAATAAGTAATCATTTTTTGATGACTTGATTCCAGTACAAGACCTTAGTCAGTTttctgcactttttaaaaatcaaatcattATACATCAAGTGCCACTAGTGGCTCCTTTTTACCACagttaataaaattattacaatACCATTGATTGCAGATATGTTTTCCTCGTAGCTTCTTGACATCATCTGCCAACAAATACAGTGAAAATTAATTAGCTTGTCAGCAGGGCtgacaggagaaggaaaaagatacacctttttttttactgataaATAAAGGGGATTCTGGGTTTGATCAACAAGCTAATAGGGGGCAAAAAGCACCCATTAATTGTTGTAATAAAGAATTTATGTTTACATCTTTTAGGTAATGAAAGACatgggaaaacattttcaagAGCTCAGGCATAAGTCTATTGAAAAATCTGAATCTCATGCTTCTCTCAAATAAGAGAGGTGTCCAAGCACCAGCTTCCACTTGCAGAATACTTGACAGTGTGAACTATAGGGTCTTAGATCTGAGGAATTgcatttaatttacttttatatACCTCTACCTATCTATCTAAGCACTTAATACATCATGTTTGTGCATTCCCCCTCTTCATAACTGTTTGCTGGCTGCTGAAACAAACCAGGTTTTTTTAGTATTGGCagtggtgcagcagcagcaagtgtGGTGGTGATTTACCTGGGTGCCTAATAAGGCCTGTATTGCCAATTATTGATGGGTTTTGTCCTGCCACATTTATCCATCTATCCTAATAGTAACAGTAGTATTATCATAGCTGTAACTTATTTCTGGTACCAGGCTACCTTTTTCTAAGCAATCAACGTGCTAGTAGGTATATTAATGTGTAAACATCCACCAACTAAAACAATGCTTTCTCTGTGCAGAAGTTCAGGGAGTTTACTGGCAGAGCTCCCACCAAAGGAGCTGAGATCTCTGAACACAAATAGGGAATCTGTTTTGGATTGCAAGATCTGTTTTTGCCAGGAAATTTCAACCAGAAGAGAATCTCTATGGATGAGCTTGTTTATGTGCTGGAGATGGGATTTTGAAAGTCATTCCAGAATTTTTACCCTCTGTGATTTTTCAGCCAGGCTGACTTTGTTCTCTGTAGCCAAAAGTATGTGTACTGTGTGTAAGTCATGCAGGAGGTGCTCTTTGGGAaggtgctgtgcctgatgctgtgTGCTCTCTTACTCTTTCCTCCATCACTGCATCACACAGCTCATGACTGGACCACTCCTTAGGCACCTCTGTGCTCTCCCTGTGTTAcatttaatctcattttctctCCCCAGCCTCCCTGCATTTCCAAAGAGGCAGTGACAGTTCTGACAGCACCATGATCTATATGGTCAAGTAGAAAATCTTTACCCTGAGGTATTTCAGACAAGCCAATCCATCACTGGAATTTGCTAAGTAAAAGATGATAGTCTTTGCTTTATTATTTCCTGAATGCAATGAAGCCACTTTTAtgggttgtttttccttttgcttcagTGCAAgcactctgcagctggagctgtggcctGACAATTGCTTTGCAATAAAACAATCCGAGCCCTCTTTATTCTGCTGTTAGGATTCCTTCAGCTCTAGCATCACCAAGCACACTGTTCCCAAATACCTTTTTAATTAACTTTCCCAGGTGCCACTTTACTTGCCAGCAGGGATCAGCTTCTCTGTCTTGGCTTTCAATGAGATCCAAGTTTTGGATGGAATTCCCGATCTCCTCCCCGGTGAGACAAGCGATGCCGCTCTTGGAGTACGagtcctggagctgcagcacaggaaaagcCAGGACTTTTCATCCATGTGTTTGCAGCTGTGGTATGTCACTACATTCACTAAGTGCTAAGAAACatactttcttttctctaaaGCATTTGCTAGTATGGTGCAAGTAGGCCTACATGAACCACAAGAGGATTTAATTCATCCTGAGCTGACATTTAAATATGAGGGCATAcctcatgtaaaaaaaaatatgcttggATTATCTCCATTGACATAAATCTGGTATCCAGTATTCAGCATAATAGGCTTTGTAAAAATTCAGCACTCAAATCCCTGATGTTGGAAATTCTTTAGACTCTCTAGTTCTGTgtaagaaacatttcttttgtaCAATATTGTTTTTTAAACCAATTATTGAGGATGAAATCAAATACTAGaacttaaaagtattttctatGCTATCTTTTCAGCCAATTGCATTT
Proteins encoded:
- the TNFSF10 gene encoding tumor necrosis factor ligand superfamily member 10 gives rise to the protein MLPAGGPSPAQTCGAVLVAAVLLQSVCVAVTFLYFTSELRQLQDSYSKSGIACLTGEEIGNSIQNLDLIESQDREADPCWQVKWHLGKLIKKMMSRSYEENISAINGISTLTLPRAEGQPPRGPVRRIAAHLTGSSSRRSSLSPRINPLPRRGNGHKINNWESSRKGHSFLYNVELRNGELVIPQTGFYYIYSQIYFRFRENENEDSDLLGQIRNPKQLVQYVYKLTNYPEPILLMKSARTSCWSKKAEYGLYSIYQGGVFQLKREDRIFVSVSNSDIVDMDKEASFFGAFMIS